CTGCCGTAAAAAATCACCGACTTGCTCCTTCGATTCCTGTAGATTAACCGCGTAAAACTGTACTTTGCCGTTATAGGATTGAGCGAAGCGAACCAACTCAGGAAGTTCGGCCCGGCAGGGCGGACACCAAGTGGCCCAAAAATTAATTACATAAAGCTGTCCGCCACCGCCAACCTCGACCGTCTTTCCCGCCAAACTGTCCAGTTTAAAGGCCGGAGCCACCTTGCCAATGGTTACTCCCGTTCCCGATTGCACTGCTTGTTGTTTGCCAGGAACAGCCTGCGGCTGATTAATGCTAAACAAGCCATAAGCGCCAAGCACCGCAACGATCATAACAACAATCCATTTCCATTTACGCAAGATAATCCCTCCTCGTGATATTTTCAAAGCCTTCGTCACTAATTCCCTATTCCCTGCAGACATTTTGTATGCAGTTAGAAACTCAAAAGCCTATTACACCAAATCGCTTAGGCAGCAGGATAAACAAACGTTAGCATAAAGAAAAAAATAAAAAGATGTATCAAAGAAAACGGAGTCTTTAATACACCTGAATTTTACCGTTGCCCGCCAGGGAACCG
The genomic region above belongs to Propionispora hippei DSM 15287 and contains:
- a CDS encoding TlpA family protein disulfide reductase, which produces MRKWKWIVVMIVAVLGAYGLFSINQPQAVPGKQQAVQSGTGVTIGKVAPAFKLDSLAGKTVEVGGGGQLYVINFWATWCPPCRAELPELVRFAQSYNGKVQFYAVNLQESKEQVGDFLRQQGYELPVLLDKDGTVAKLFKVTAIPTTLVVDSQGIIRYRKSGGVTFSELETVIKGL